A genomic stretch from Erigeron canadensis isolate Cc75 chromosome 9, C_canadensis_v1, whole genome shotgun sequence includes:
- the LOC122583880 gene encoding NADH dehydrogenase [ubiquinone] 1 alpha subcomplex subunit 6, giving the protein MAFAMRVKVAPNSANLQEARSKTFDFFKAACRSIPAIMEIYNLYDVANPSQLRSTIAAEIRKNAHITNPKVIDMLLFKGMEELSNITEHAKQRHHIIGQYVVGNHGLVQDVATKDENLSNFLKHFYKSNYF; this is encoded by the exons ATGGCGTTTGCAATGAGAGTGAAAGTAGCCCCAAATTCAGCGAATCTACAAGAAGCAAGAAGTAAAACATTCGATTTCTTCAAAGCAGCATGCCGATCTATTCCTGCTATCATGGAAATTTACAACCTATACGACGTCGCTAACCCTTCTCAGCTTCGTTCCACTATTGCTGCTGAAATCCGCAAGAACGCCCATATCACCAACCCTAAG GTTATCGATATGCTGCTGTTCAAGGGAATGGAAGAGTTGAGTAACATTACAGAGCATGCGAAGCAACGACATCATATTATTGGGCAGTATGTGGTGGGTAATCATGGGCTTGTTCAAGATGTGGCCACCAAGGATGAGAACTTATCCAACTTTCTCAAACATTTCTATAAAAGCAACTACTTCTAA